From the genome of Aspergillus fumigatus Af293 chromosome 1, whole genome shotgun sequence, one region includes:
- a CDS encoding DsbA family oxidoreductase: MTNINIQIISDTVCPWCYVGYRRLSRAITAHKAIYPSDTFTLTWHAFYLNPASPGYPGVDKREYYASKFGEGRAAAIFSRLAAAEEPDGIAFKFGGRTGNTRDSHRVLWYAGLKEKEAGARGGAAATNGDASEEKVGGLQTRVAEQFFRAYFEEEKNITDRKMLVDSAAAAGLDRGEVEKFLESGDEGGKDVDLEAERARHRLVTGVPYFTVQGQYAIEGADEPETFLEVFEKVKQIS, encoded by the exons ATgaccaacatcaacatccaaaTCATCTCCGACACCGTCTGTCCG TGGTGCTACGTCGGCTACCGCCGTCTCTCCCGGGCCATCACAGCCCACAAAGCCATATACCCATCCGACACCTTTACCCTCACCTGGCACGCCTTCTACCTGAACCCGGCCTCCCCGGGGTACCCCGGCGTTGACAAGCGCGAGTACTACGCCTCCAAGTTCGGCGAGGGCCGAGCCGCGGCGATTTTCTCGCGCCTGGCAGCCGCGGAAGAGCCCGACGGCATCGCCTTCAAGTTCGGCGGCAGGACGGGGAATACCCGCGACTCGCACCGGGTACTTTGGTATGCGggcttgaaggagaaggaggcggGTGCCCGGGGGGGTGCGGCAGCGACTAACGGGGACGCAagcgaggagaaggtggGTGGGCTGCAGACGAGGGTCGCTGAGCAGTTCTTCCGTGCCTactttgaggaggagaagaataTCACGGATCGGAAGATGTTGGTTGATTCCGCCGCGGCGGCGGGATTGGATCGTGGGGAGGTTGAGAAGTTTTTAGAGTCGggcgatgaaggaggaaaggacGTTGACCTCGAGGCCGAACGAGCGCGACATCGCTTGGTCACTGGGGTCCCGTATTTCACGGTACAAGGGCAATATGCCATCGAGGGCGCCGATGAGCCGGAGACCTTCCTGGAGGTGTTTGAAAAAGTGAAGCAAATCTCTTGA
- a CDS encoding 6-phosphofructo-2-kinase PFK26, protein MAQQHSDIARSAIMTSASSPEHQRNGVTSDGNNHAGSNKNGTGKDASLMPPKTLVGRALGNELHSDAHKGSRASKDGVGFALTDTPISTAPPSPQINGISQVSTPSRVRATTLDIPGLTKSKVSPDGRIAQRDLGSKLVIVMVGLPARGKSYVTKKLARYLNWLQHDTEIFNVGERRRVAAGKSPSPAKAMGPRDKRASVHKDLVDSVRRLSVSVGTMNTQPSQTEISPPESATSPPEINSLPPPVVTAKILVNGQEEDPSMQQEGSTIITSIDAGPDNQQTVTEASPEPMDQSASFFDPQNERAVKLREQVALDTLDELLDYILVQGGSVGILDATNSTLERRKLIVDHIRQVAGPELGVLFLESSCVDPELLEANMRLKLSGPDYKGQDPVKSLEDFKKRVALYEKSYVPLGEYEEKHGMAYIRMIDVGRKIVSHQTHGFLSSQVVYYLLNFNLSPRQIWITRHGESKDNQLGRIGGDSEISENGRRYAKALTRFIDYQRHQWEQLQQQKNMLRHFPPRPGDSTPPNPSYIPRDRPRNFCVWSSMMRRSVQTVEGFNEDEYDVKQMKMLDELYAGEMEGMTYSEIREKYPEEYAIRKKNKLFYRYPGPGGEGYLDVINRLRAVIIEVERMTDHVLIVTHRSVARVLLAYFRGLKRDEVADLDVPLGMLYMLEPKPYGVDFKAYRYNPDTDWFDHIPDFELSQAPTY, encoded by the exons ATGGCACAGCAACATTCAGACATTGCGCGTTCCGCGATCATGACGTCGGCCTCGTCGCCTGAACATCAGCGAAACGGTGTCACATCGGATGGAAACAATCATGCAGGTTCTAATAAGAACGGGACGGGGAAAGACGCCAGTCTTATGCCGCCGAAGACTTTGGTCGGACGAGCGCTAGGGAACGAACTGCATTCCGATGCCCACAAGGGATCTCGTGCGTCTAAGGACGGTGTCGGGTTCGCCCTAACAGACACTCCGATTTCTACCGCACCTCCGTCTCCACAGAT CAATGGCATTAGCCAGGTGTCGACCCCAAGTCGAGTCCGTGCCACCACTCTCGATATCCCAGGTCTGACCAAGTCCAAAGTGTCTCCCGATGGACGTATCGCTCAGAGAGATCTCGGCTCCAAGCTGGTGATTGTCATGGTCGGCCTTCCCGCCCGAGGCAAGAGCTATGTTACGAAGAAGCTGGCTCGCTACCTAAACTGGCTGCAGCATGATACAGAGATTTTCAATGTCGGAGAACGTCGTCGTGTCGCGGCAGGCaagtctccttctccggctAAAGCCATGGGCCCTCGTGACAAGCGTGCGTCGGTGCATAAGGATCTCGTGGACTCTGTGCGACGTCTCAGTGTGAGCGTGGGCACGATGAACACACAGCCCTCTCAGACTGAGATCTCACCTCCTGAGTCTGCTACCTCGCCTCCGGAAATTAACAGCCTCCCGCCACCGGTCGTCACCGCTAAGATCCTAGTCAATgggcaggaagaagatcccTCTATGCAACAGGAGGGCAGCACGATCATAACCTCTATCGATGCAGGACCGGACAACCAGCAGACGGTCACGGAAGCATCACCGGAGCCAATGGATCAATCGGCATCGTTCTTCGACCCACAGAATGAGCGTGCTGTCAAGCTGCGTGAACAGGTTGCCCTGGATACCCTGGATGAGCTCTTAGACTATATCCTTGTGCAGGGCGGCAGTGTGGGTATTCTCGATGCCACCAACAGCACCCTCGAGCGCCGCAAATTGATCGTCGACCACATTCGCCAAGTTGCTGGCCCTGAGCTGGGTGTCTTGTTCTTAGAGAGCAGCTGTGTGGATCCCGAGCTCTTGGAAGCCAACATGCGTCTGAAGCTATCAGGCCCGGACTACAAAGGTCAGGACCCAGTGAAGTCGCTGGAGGATTTCAAGAAGCGTGTAGCCCTCTACGAAAAGTCCTACGTCCCTCTTGGAGAGTATGAAGAAAAGCACGGCATGGCTTATATCCGAATGATCGATGTCGGACGCAAAATCGTCTCTCATCAAACCCATGGCTTTCTTTCCTCGCAGGTTGTCTATTATCTCTTGAATTTCAACCTCTCTCCGCGTCAGATCTGGATCACCCGTCACGGCGAGAGTAAGGACAACCAGCTGGGCCGGATCGGAGGCGATTCCGAAATTAGCGAAAACGGGCGCCGTTATGCCAAGGCTTTGACCCGTTTCATCGATTATCAACGGCATCAATGGGAGCAGTTACAGCAACAAAAGAATATGCTGCGACACTTCCCCCCACGTCCCGGTGACAGTACGCCTCCCAACCCTTCCTACATTCCAAGAGATCGGCCGCGTAACTTCTGTGTGTGGTCGTCAATGATGCGGCGCTCGGTCCAGACGGTTGAAGGATTCAACGAAGATGAGTATGATGTCAAACAGATGAAAATGTTGGATGAGCTGTATGCTGGAGAGATGGAAGGCATGACGTACAGCGAGATTCGCGAAAAGTATCCCGAAGAGTACGCGATccgcaagaagaacaaactGTTCTATCGTTATCCCGGCCCTGGAGGCGAAGGGTATCTAGACGTCATCAACCGCCTTCGCGCTGTGATCATCGAGGTAGAGCGGATGACGGACCACGTCTTGATTGTCACCCATCGGTCGGTGGCGCGTGTTCTGCTCGCTTACTTCCGTGGACTGAAGCGGGATGAAGTTGCCGACTTGGACGTGCCTCTAGGAATGCTGTACATGCTCGAGCCCAAGCCTTACGGCGTGGACTTCAAGGCCTATCGCTACAATCCTGATACCGATTGGTTTGACCATATTCCTGACTTTGAACTGAGCCAAGCCCCCACTTATTGA